A window of the Tachyglossus aculeatus isolate mTacAcu1 chromosome 2, mTacAcu1.pri, whole genome shotgun sequence genome harbors these coding sequences:
- the LOC119942616 gene encoding olfactory receptor 52K1-like, giving the protein MANNITGQPLSSFFLIGIPGLEKFHPWLSIPVFLLYSLSLLGNCLIILIIRMESSLHQPMYFFLCMLALNDLALSSSPAPKMLSIFWLDDHDTGFDTCLVQLYFIHTFSIIESALLVAMAFDRYVAICQPLRYTTILTNKVVVLMGLVSSFRAAIMVFPCIVLIKRLTFCNKNTIHHTYCENMAVVKLACSNAIINQIYGICVAFSVVMLDVGLITVSYVRILQAVFRLSSNKARTKALGTCAAHVCAILIFYVPALFSFLTHRIGKKVSPSIHIIFASIYLLVPPAVNPLVYGAKTKLIRDRVIFIFFSNKQTVSKK; this is encoded by the coding sequence ATGGCCAACAACATCACAGGAcagcccctttcctcctttttcctcattGGGATTCCTGGGCTGGAAAAGTTTCACCCCTGGCTCAGCATCCCTGTCTTCCTCTTGTACAGCCTGTCGTTGCTGGGGAACtgcctcatcatcctcatcatcaggaTGGAGTCAAGCCTCCaccagcccatgtacttcttcctctgtatGCTGGCTCTCAATGACttggctctctcctcttccccagctcccaagATGCTCAGCATCTTCTGGCTGGATGACCATGACACTGGCTTTGACACCTGCCTGGTCCAGCTGTACTTCATTCACACCTTCTCCATCATTGAGTCGGCCCTCCTAGTGGCCATGGCCTTTGAccgttatgtggccatctgccaacCGCTGCGCTACACCACCATTTTGACTAATAAGGTGGTGGTACTGATGGGGTTGGTGTCGTCATTCCGGGCAGCCATCATGGTGTTCCCATGTATTGTCCTTATCAAACGTCTGACCTTCTGCAACAAGAACACTATTCACCACACATACTGTGAGAACATGGCTGTGGTGAAGCTGGCCTGCTCCAATGCAATCATCAACCAGATCTATGGCATCTGTGTGGCTTTTTCGGTAGTGATGCTAGACGTGGGGCTCATCACCGTGTCCTATGTCAGGATCCTCCAGGCCGTGTTCCGACTCTCCTCCAACAAAGCCCGGACCAAGGCATTGGGAACTTGTGCCGCCCATGTCTGTGCCATCCTAATATTTTATGTGCCTGCCCTCTTCAGCTTCCTGACCCACCGCATTGGCAAAAAGGTGTCCCCATCCATCCACATCATCTTTGCCAGCATCTACCTCCTGGTGCCCCCTGCTGTGAACCCTCTGGTCTACGGGGCCAAGACAAAGCTGATCCGGGACCGGGTgattttcatctttttttctaACAAGCAGACAGTCTCCAAAAAGTAG
- the LOC119942623 gene encoding olfactory receptor 52K1-like gives MAGNTTGQPLSSFFLIGIPGLEKFHPWLSIPVFLLYSLGNCLIILIIRMESSLHQPMYFFLCMLALNDLALSSSPAPKMLSIFWLDDHDIGFDTCLVQLYFIHTFSIIESALLVAMAFDHYVAICQPLCYTTILTNKVVVLMGLVASVRAAIMVFPCIVLIRHLTFCTHNVIHHVYCEHMAVVKLASSKAIINWIYGISIALFVVALDVGLITMTYVWILQAVFRLSSNKAWSKALRTCAAHVCAFLTIYVPALFSFLTHRISTKVSPSIHIIFASIYVLVPPAVNPLVYGAKTKQIRDWVIFVFFSNKATVSKQ, from the coding sequence ATGGCTGGCAACACCACAGGACAGCCCCtatcctccttcttcctcattGGCATTCCTGGGCTGGAAAAGTTTCACCCCTGGCTCAGCATCCCTGTCTTCCTCTTGTACAGCCTGGGGAACtgcctcatcatcctcatcatcaggaTGGAGTCAAGCCTCCaccagcccatgtacttcttcctctgtatGCTGGCTCTCAATGACttggctctctcctcttccccagctcccaagATGCTCAGCATCTTCTGGCTGGATGACCATGACATTGGTTTTGATACCTGCCTGGTCCAGCTGTACTTCATTCACACCTTCTCCATCATTGAGTCAGCCCTCCTAGTGGCCATGGCCTTTGACcattatgtggccatctgccaacCACTGTGTTACACCACCATTTTGACTAACAAGGTGGTGGTATTGATGGGGTTGGTGGCATCTGTCCGGGCAGCCATCATGGTGTTCCCATGTATTGTCCTTATCAGGCATCTGACCTTCTGCACCCACAATGTTATCCACCACGTGTACTGTGAGCACATGGCTGTGGTGAAGCTGGCCTCCTCCAAAGCAATCATCAACTGGATCTATGGCATCAGTATAGCTCTTTTTGTAGTGGCACTAGACGTGGGTCTCATCACCATGACCTATGTCTGGATCCTTCAGGCTGTTTTCCGGCTCTCCTCAAACAAAGCCTGGTCCAAAGCATTGAGAACTTGTGCTGCCCATGTCTGTGCCTTCCTAACAATTTATGTGCCTGCTCTTTTCAGCTTCCTGACCCACCGCATTAGCACAAAGGTGTCGCCATCCATCCACATCATCTTTGCCAGCATCTACGTCCTGGTGCCCCCTGCAGTGAACCCTCTGGTCTACGGGGCCAAGACAAAGCAGATCCGGGACTGGgtgatttttgtctttttttctaaCAAGGCGACAGTCTCCAAACAGTAG